A genomic window from Flavobacterium hankyongi includes:
- a CDS encoding toxin-antitoxin system YwqK family antitoxin → MKKIITLCALVFSGIVMAQNIEPKYEIEGNLVKATYYNDNGTVKQEGFYKDGKVHGKWVSFDEKGVKIAMGEYKNGEKTGKWFFWDKNTLNEVDYNDSRVAEAKKWSQGTLVHRN, encoded by the coding sequence ATGAAAAAGATTATTACACTATGCGCATTAGTTTTCTCAGGTATTGTAATGGCTCAAAATATCGAACCTAAATATGAAATAGAAGGAAACCTAGTTAAAGCCACTTACTACAATGATAATGGAACCGTTAAACAAGAAGGTTTTTACAAAGATGGAAAAGTTCACGGAAAATGGGTTTCATTTGACGAAAAAGGAGTGAAAATTGCAATGGGTGAATATAAAAACGGAGAAAAAACTGGAAAATGGTTTTTTTGGGACAAAAACACTCTTAACGAGGTCGACTATAATGACAGCCGTGTTGCTGAAGCAAAAAAATGGTCACAAGGCACATTAGTTCACAGAAACTAA
- a CDS encoding 1-deoxy-D-xylulose-5-phosphate synthase: MSSNLLQNINSSADLKKLKQSELPTLARELRDFIIQIISQKEGHLGASLGVIELTIALHYVFDTPNDLLVWDVGHQAYGHKILTGRRDVFHTNRDLNGISGFPKRSESVYDTFGVGHSSTSISAALGMALASNIKNEKEKQHIAVIGDASIASGMAFEALNHAGVTDANLLIILNDNAIGIDPSVGALKEYLASFKEGEVHEENNIFRALNFNYSGPIDGHNLESLISELSRLKSVKGPKFLHVITTKGKGLQLAEENQVKYHAPGKFDPETGKIYPKEEENLPQKFQDIFGHTLVELAEQNDKIIGVTPAMPSGSSMKYMMEKFPQRAFDVGIAEQHAVTFSAGMATQGMTVFCNVYSTFLQRAYDQVIHDVALQNLPVIFCLDRAGFVGEDGATHHGVFDLAYLSCIPNMILYAPLNEIELRNIMYTAQLGLNHPIAIRYPRGRGFIKDEWKLPFEKVGIGKGYCLKEGSEVAIISTGTIGNNVAEAIKRVSDSSKPAHYHFPFVKPLDVALLNNIGSKFKKIITVEEGGVNGGFGSLVSSFFMENKYDINIKKLGVPDEFIEQGTVNELHKYSGLDVLSLITVLQNMI, from the coding sequence ATGTCAAGCAATCTCCTACAAAATATTAATTCTTCGGCTGATTTGAAGAAGTTGAAACAGTCAGAATTACCAACTCTAGCAAGAGAACTTAGAGATTTTATAATTCAAATTATTTCTCAAAAAGAAGGGCATTTAGGAGCAAGTTTAGGTGTAATCGAACTTACGATTGCTTTACATTATGTTTTTGATACGCCAAATGATTTGTTAGTTTGGGATGTGGGACATCAAGCCTACGGACATAAGATTTTGACAGGCAGAAGAGATGTTTTTCATACTAATAGAGATTTAAACGGTATTTCTGGATTTCCTAAGAGAAGTGAAAGTGTATATGATACTTTTGGTGTTGGGCATTCCTCTACATCTATTTCGGCTGCATTAGGAATGGCTTTGGCTTCTAATATTAAAAATGAAAAAGAAAAACAACATATAGCGGTTATTGGCGACGCTTCGATAGCTTCAGGTATGGCTTTTGAAGCCTTAAATCACGCTGGTGTTACTGATGCTAATTTATTAATCATTTTGAATGATAATGCTATTGGAATTGATCCAAGTGTTGGTGCGTTAAAGGAATATCTTGCTTCATTTAAAGAAGGAGAAGTTCACGAAGAAAATAATATTTTTAGAGCTTTGAATTTTAATTATTCTGGACCAATTGATGGTCACAATTTAGAATCCTTAATTTCTGAATTGAGTAGATTAAAAAGCGTAAAAGGGCCTAAATTCCTACATGTGATAACTACAAAAGGAAAAGGTTTACAATTGGCTGAGGAGAATCAGGTAAAATATCATGCTCCTGGAAAATTCGACCCAGAGACAGGTAAGATTTATCCAAAAGAAGAAGAAAATCTTCCGCAAAAATTTCAAGATATTTTCGGACATACTTTAGTTGAATTAGCGGAACAAAATGATAAAATCATAGGTGTAACGCCGGCAATGCCTTCAGGTTCTTCTATGAAATACATGATGGAGAAGTTCCCACAAAGAGCATTTGATGTGGGTATAGCTGAACAGCATGCTGTAACTTTTTCTGCAGGAATGGCAACGCAAGGCATGACAGTTTTTTGTAATGTCTATTCTACTTTTTTGCAAAGAGCTTACGATCAAGTTATTCATGATGTAGCGTTACAAAACTTACCAGTTATATTTTGTTTAGACAGAGCTGGATTTGTTGGTGAAGATGGTGCCACACATCATGGTGTTTTCGATTTGGCTTATTTAAGTTGTATACCAAACATGATTCTTTATGCACCATTAAACGAAATTGAACTTCGCAATATAATGTACACAGCTCAATTAGGTTTAAATCACCCAATCGCTATCCGCTATCCACGAGGAAGAGGGTTTATTAAAGATGAATGGAAATTGCCTTTTGAAAAGGTTGGGATTGGGAAGGGATATTGTTTAAAAGAAGGAAGTGAAGTGGCTATTATTTCGACTGGAACGATTGGTAATAATGTTGCTGAAGCAATAAAAAGGGTGTCTGATAGTTCAAAACCAGCACATTATCATTTTCCTTTTGTTAAGCCATTAGATGTAGCTCTTTTAAATAACATAGGTAGTAAGTTTAAAAAGATTATTACTGTTGAAGAAGGGGGCGTTAATGGAGGATTCGGTAGTTTGGTGAGTTCTTTCTTTATGGAAAATAAATATGATATTAATATTAAGAAATTAGGTGTACCTGATGAATTCATTGAACAAGGAACAGTTAATGAGCTTCACAAGTATTCTGGTTTAGATGTTCTATCTCTAATTACGGTTTTGCAGAATATGATATAA
- a CDS encoding cold-shock protein — MRTGKVKFFVESKGFGFITDDETGADIFVHVTGTNGKELKEGQKVSYTEEDGRKGKVATNVVVIE; from the coding sequence ATGCGCACAGGAAAAGTTAAATTTTTCGTTGAATCTAAAGGTTTTGGATTTATTACTGATGATGAAACAGGAGCTGATATTTTCGTTCACGTTACTGGTACAAACGGTAAAGAACTTAAAGAAGGTCAAAAAGTTTCATACACTGAAGAAGACGGTCGTAAAGGTAAAGTAGCTACTAACGTAGTAGTTATCGAATAA
- a CDS encoding T9SS type B sorting domain-containing protein, whose translation MKQKLAVIFLLFTTLAYSQQEASVWYFGANAGIKFNSDNSITTLTDGQLSTSEGCATIADSNGDLLFYTDGVRVWNKNHQVMPNGLGLMGHTSSTQSATIVPKPGSPNLFYIFTLDYEVHPNGFRYSVVDINLNGGLGDVTNEKNVLVYAPSNEKISIVKHANNIDYWIVTHGFGNNTFYSHLLTSSGLSSTPVLSNVGTVVSGSTENVWGYMKISPNGSKLAICNLMQAELFDFDTASGLVTNPKTLFTTTIEGPYGAEFSPDNNILYITIPNPYKIIQYDLNATNIASSAYEIILPNIYPGALQLGPDSKIYIAQMFKTKLGVINNPNTLGAGCSVQIDAVDLNGRTCAMGLPPFVSSFFFTPVIQWDSSCENDNINFSISNVQNIISVVWDFGDGSPVQSNITTNHIYAIPNTYTVTATVTTPLGVATNTRIITISEVPTATQPLDVLQCDDDNDGFYNFDLTTLDSVILNGQNPNQFKVKYFANSIDYNNNIAIVAPLSYQNAVAYQQQSIIAEVYNIQNKACKATITFNIDVFDSPSSTTNISSLTSCDNITFGTDTDGRIRFDLTQKVTEILNGQSSIQFTIAYFTDAGLTNPIASPANYVNANSAETIYVRVSNVDNVNCFATTSFTIEVFPLPTISNVVALKQCDDNIDGFSIFNLTEANRLISANYATETFSYFETATDAQNNVNPILNFTTYANQVVSNDVVFVRVVNAKGCFKVGTLNLNVSTTQIPLNFTRNFTVCDDAVLGTNIDGISSFDFSSVTSQIQSLFPIGQQLIVTYYRNLSDALAESNAITNTANYRNIGYPNTQSIYIRVDSAVNNDCLGLGQHITLNVERIPIVEAQKYTHCDDNQDGQFAFDTSNLQITLLNGITNVSVAYLDANNNPLPSPLPNPFVTATQTIKAVVTNNTVTACDYQTTITFVVDDLPEVFPISSNLTSVCDDELDPLIQDGIFTFDTSTFQNTILGSQTGMIVNYYDQSNNSLPSPLPNPFTTATQNVRVEVINPVNATCKAIYIIPFMVCPVPRIELEGSEIVCNQLTLTKTLDAGILDGTPTTDYTYIWKKDNTLLPFEINSTLNINQEGIYTVEVKNSVGCIRTRKIKVVASDLATISNVQVTDLSDSNSIIVSVRGNGDYVYSLDNIEFQESNAFYNLPAGIYTVYVKDLNGCGISKEEVSILGIPKYFTPNGDGYNDYWNIKGIDSKVNAKTQIYIFDRFGKLLKQISPASEGWNGSFNGQSLPAADYWYFVKLEDGRDLKGHFALKR comes from the coding sequence ATGAAACAAAAATTAGCCGTTATTTTTCTTCTTTTTACCACACTCGCTTACTCCCAACAAGAAGCGAGTGTTTGGTATTTTGGTGCAAATGCTGGGATTAAGTTTAATAGTGATAATAGCATTACCACGCTAACAGATGGTCAATTGAGTACTAGCGAAGGTTGTGCTACTATTGCTGATAGTAATGGTGATTTGTTGTTTTATACGGATGGAGTAAGAGTCTGGAATAAAAACCATCAAGTTATGCCTAATGGTTTAGGTTTAATGGGGCATACTTCCTCGACGCAATCTGCAACAATAGTCCCTAAGCCTGGATCGCCAAATCTGTTTTATATTTTTACATTAGATTATGAAGTGCATCCTAATGGTTTTCGTTATTCGGTTGTAGATATCAATCTAAATGGAGGTTTAGGAGATGTAACAAATGAAAAAAATGTTTTAGTTTATGCTCCATCAAACGAAAAAATATCAATTGTAAAACACGCCAACAATATTGATTATTGGATAGTCACTCATGGTTTTGGTAACAATACTTTTTATAGTCATTTATTAACATCATCAGGATTGAGCTCAACACCAGTCTTGTCAAATGTGGGTACAGTAGTTTCAGGTTCTACAGAGAACGTTTGGGGCTACATGAAGATTTCTCCTAATGGGAGTAAATTAGCCATATGTAATTTAATGCAGGCAGAACTTTTCGATTTTGATACTGCATCTGGATTAGTTACAAATCCTAAAACACTTTTTACAACTACAATAGAAGGGCCCTATGGTGCCGAATTTTCTCCAGATAATAATATACTATATATTACAATTCCAAACCCTTATAAAATAATTCAATATGATCTTAATGCAACAAATATTGCATCAAGTGCATATGAAATTATACTGCCTAATATTTATCCTGGTGCTTTACAATTAGGACCTGATAGCAAAATTTATATTGCCCAAATGTTTAAAACTAAGTTGGGAGTAATAAACAATCCTAATACTTTGGGTGCAGGCTGTTCCGTGCAAATAGACGCAGTTGATCTGAATGGAAGAACATGTGCAATGGGGTTGCCTCCTTTTGTTTCTTCTTTCTTTTTTACTCCTGTTATTCAATGGGATTCGAGTTGCGAAAATGATAATATTAATTTTTCTATTAGTAATGTCCAAAATATTATATCTGTAGTTTGGGATTTTGGAGATGGATCGCCTGTTCAAAGCAATATAACAACAAATCATATATATGCAATACCTAATACTTATACTGTTACAGCTACTGTAACAACTCCATTAGGAGTGGCTACAAATACTAGAATTATAACAATTTCGGAAGTACCTACAGCTACTCAGCCTTTGGATGTTTTACAATGTGATGATGATAATGATGGATTCTATAATTTTGATTTAACCACATTAGATTCGGTAATTCTAAATGGTCAAAATCCCAACCAGTTCAAAGTAAAATACTTTGCCAATAGTATAGATTACAATAATAACATTGCTATTGTTGCACCTCTTAGTTATCAAAATGCAGTTGCTTACCAACAGCAATCTATAATAGCTGAAGTCTACAATATTCAAAATAAAGCTTGTAAAGCAACTATCACATTTAATATAGACGTTTTTGATTCACCAAGTTCTACGACAAATATATCTAGCTTAACTTCTTGTGATAATATCACTTTTGGTACAGATACTGATGGTAGAATCCGTTTTGATTTGACCCAAAAAGTAACCGAAATCCTAAATGGGCAATCAAGTATTCAGTTTACGATAGCTTATTTTACTGATGCGGGTTTGACTAACCCCATTGCAAGTCCTGCCAATTATGTAAATGCCAATAGTGCAGAAACGATTTATGTAAGAGTGAGTAATGTGGATAATGTTAATTGTTTTGCTACTACCTCTTTTACTATTGAAGTATTTCCTTTACCAACGATTTCAAATGTTGTCGCTTTAAAACAATGTGATGACAATATTGATGGCTTTAGCATTTTTAATCTTACCGAAGCAAATAGGTTGATTTCCGCCAATTATGCCACTGAAACTTTTAGTTATTTTGAAACGGCAACCGATGCACAAAACAACGTCAATCCAATTCTGAATTTTACTACCTATGCAAATCAAGTTGTAAGTAATGATGTGGTTTTTGTGAGAGTAGTCAATGCAAAAGGTTGTTTTAAAGTTGGAACATTAAATTTAAATGTTTCAACAACTCAAATTCCTTTAAATTTTACTAGGAATTTTACAGTTTGTGATGATGCTGTTTTAGGAACAAATATAGATGGAATTTCTAGTTTCGATTTTAGTAGTGTTACATCGCAAATTCAAAGTTTATTCCCCATAGGTCAGCAATTAATTGTTACTTATTATCGCAATCTTTCCGATGCACTAGCCGAAAGTAATGCTATAACCAATACTGCCAACTACAGAAATATTGGTTATCCTAACACTCAAAGTATTTACATTAGGGTTGATAGTGCTGTAAATAATGATTGTTTAGGGTTAGGACAACATATCACTCTAAATGTAGAACGTATTCCTATTGTAGAAGCGCAAAAATATACTCATTGTGATGACAATCAGGACGGGCAGTTTGCTTTTGATACATCAAATCTGCAAATCACTTTATTAAACGGAATAACTAACGTATCTGTTGCTTATTTAGATGCAAATAACAATCCGTTGCCAAGTCCATTGCCTAATCCTTTTGTTACAGCGACACAAACGATAAAAGCAGTGGTTACAAATAACACGGTAACTGCTTGTGATTATCAAACTACAATCACGTTTGTTGTGGATGATTTGCCCGAAGTCTTTCCTATTAGTTCTAATTTAACATCGGTTTGTGATGATGAATTAGATCCTTTAATTCAAGATGGTATATTTACTTTTGATACTTCTACTTTTCAAAACACAATTTTAGGAAGTCAAACAGGAATGATTGTCAATTATTATGACCAAAGTAATAATTCATTACCGAGCCCGTTGCCGAATCCTTTTACAACAGCAACACAAAATGTGCGTGTCGAAGTTATTAATCCGGTTAATGCTACTTGTAAAGCGATTTATATAATTCCATTTATGGTGTGTCCAGTGCCTAGAATAGAATTAGAAGGGAGTGAGATTGTTTGTAACCAGTTAACTCTTACTAAAACATTAGATGCGGGTATTTTAGATGGAACACCAACAACTGATTACACTTATATTTGGAAAAAAGATAACACTTTACTTCCATTTGAAATTAACTCAACATTAAATATAAATCAAGAAGGAATTTATACAGTTGAGGTTAAAAATAGCGTTGGTTGTATACGTACAAGAAAAATAAAAGTAGTTGCTTCTGATTTGGCAACTATTTCTAATGTTCAGGTGACTGATTTGTCTGATTCAAATTCAATCATTGTGAGTGTGAGAGGTAACGGAGATTATGTGTATAGTTTGGATAATATTGAATTTCAAGAATCTAATGCTTTTTATAATTTACCTGCGGGCATTTATACAGTTTACGTTAAAGATTTAAATGGTTGTGGGATTTCAAAGGAAGAAGTGAGTATTTTAGGTATCCCAAAATATTTTACTCCTAACGGAGATGGTTATAATGATTATTGGAATATTAAAGGAATTGATAGTAAAGTAAATGCTAAAACTCAAATTTATATTTTTGATCGTTTTGGTAAATTATTAAAACAAATTAGTCCAGCTTCTGAAGGGTGGAATGGTAGTTTTAATGGGCAATCTTTACCAGCAGCTGATTATTGGTATTTTGTAAAGTTAGAAGATGGTAGAGACTTAAAAGGTCATTTTGCTTTGAAAAGATAG
- the aspS gene encoding aspartate--tRNA ligase, producing the protein MYRSHTCGELNASHINTEVTLAGWVQKSRDKGFMVWVDLRDRYGITQLIFDENRTDKTVFEMAKTLGREFVIQVKGTVIERESKNPNMATGDIEILVSELTVLNNAIIPPFTIEDETDGGEELRMKYRYLDIRRNPVKNSLLFRHKVAMEVRNFLSKEGFCEVETPYLIKSTPEGARDFVVPSRMNPGQFYALPQSPQTFKQLLMVGGMDKYFQIVKCFRDEDLRADRQPEFTQIDCEMAFVEQEDILNMFESLTRHLLKEIKGVEVDKFPRITYDYAMKTYGNDKPDIRFGMEFGELNTVAKHKDFGVFNTAELVVGIAVPDGASYTRKEIDALIDWVKRPQVGASGMVYCKYEADGSLKSSVDKFYDQEDLKKWAEATGAKQGDIIFVLSGPANKTRGQLSALRMEVATRLGLRKPDEFAPLWVVDFPLLEWDEESGRYHAMHHPFTSPKPEDIHLISTEPGKIRANAYDMVLNGNEIGGGSIRIHDKGLQARMFELLGFTKEEAENQFGFLMNAFQYGAPPHGGLAFGLDRLVAILGGQETIRDFIAFPKNNSGRDVMIDAPSVIDDKQLDELFIKLNLK; encoded by the coding sequence ATGTACAGAAGTCATACTTGTGGAGAATTAAATGCTTCGCATATCAATACAGAAGTTACCCTTGCCGGATGGGTACAAAAATCACGTGATAAAGGTTTTATGGTTTGGGTTGATTTACGTGATCGTTATGGAATTACCCAATTAATTTTTGATGAAAACCGTACAGATAAGACAGTTTTTGAAATGGCAAAAACTTTAGGACGTGAATTTGTTATTCAGGTTAAAGGAACGGTTATTGAGCGCGAATCTAAAAATCCAAACATGGCTACTGGTGATATCGAAATTTTGGTATCAGAATTAACAGTATTAAATAATGCCATAATACCTCCTTTTACAATTGAAGATGAAACAGATGGAGGAGAAGAGTTGCGTATGAAATATCGTTACTTAGATATTCGCCGTAACCCTGTAAAGAATAGTTTGTTATTCCGTCATAAAGTAGCAATGGAAGTTAGAAATTTCCTTTCAAAAGAAGGGTTTTGTGAGGTTGAGACTCCATATTTAATAAAATCAACTCCAGAAGGAGCTCGTGATTTTGTTGTGCCTTCACGTATGAATCCAGGACAATTTTATGCTTTACCACAATCACCTCAAACATTCAAGCAATTGTTGATGGTGGGAGGAATGGATAAATATTTCCAGATTGTAAAATGTTTCCGTGATGAGGATTTGCGTGCAGACCGTCAGCCTGAATTTACTCAAATAGACTGTGAAATGGCTTTTGTTGAGCAAGAAGATATTTTAAATATGTTTGAAAGCTTAACACGTCATTTGTTAAAAGAAATAAAAGGAGTTGAAGTAGATAAGTTTCCAAGAATCACTTACGATTATGCAATGAAAACTTATGGTAATGACAAACCAGATATCCGTTTTGGGATGGAATTTGGTGAGTTGAATACTGTAGCAAAACATAAAGATTTTGGTGTTTTTAATACTGCCGAATTAGTGGTAGGTATTGCAGTTCCAGATGGAGCTTCTTATACCCGTAAAGAAATTGATGCATTAATTGACTGGGTAAAGCGCCCTCAAGTTGGTGCTTCAGGAATGGTATACTGTAAATATGAAGCTGACGGGAGCTTAAAATCGTCTGTAGATAAATTCTATGATCAGGAAGATTTGAAAAAATGGGCTGAAGCTACTGGTGCTAAACAAGGAGATATTATTTTTGTTTTATCAGGTCCAGCCAATAAAACTCGAGGCCAATTAAGTGCGCTTCGTATGGAAGTTGCAACTCGTTTAGGTTTGCGTAAACCAGATGAATTTGCGCCTCTTTGGGTAGTAGATTTTCCTTTATTGGAATGGGATGAAGAAAGTGGAAGATATCATGCAATGCATCACCCATTTACTTCTCCAAAACCAGAAGATATTCATTTAATTTCTACTGAACCGGGAAAAATAAGAGCAAATGCTTATGATATGGTTCTTAATGGTAACGAAATTGGTGGTGGTTCAATACGTATTCATGATAAAGGCCTTCAAGCAAGAATGTTTGAATTGTTAGGATTCACAAAAGAAGAAGCTGAAAATCAATTTGGATTCTTAATGAATGCCTTCCAATATGGTGCTCCGCCACACGGTGGTTTGGCTTTTGGATTAGATCGTTTGGTGGCTATTCTTGGAGGTCAGGAAACTATCCGTGATTTTATTGCTTTCCCTAAAAACAATTCTGGGCGTGATGTGATGATTGATGCTCCTTCAGTTATCGATGACAAACAACTGGATGAATTATTTATTAAGCTGAACCTTAAATAA
- a CDS encoding nucleoside deaminase, whose amino-acid sequence MKNIFTDEYFMKKALQEAEIAFDRGEIPVGAIIVIDNRVIARSHNLTEMLNDVTAHAEMQAITASANFLGGKYLKGCTLYVTLEPCQMCAGALYWSQISKIVYGASDEHRGYRIMGGKLHPKTEVISGVMKNECSSLMKEFFKQRR is encoded by the coding sequence ATGAAAAATATTTTCACAGACGAGTATTTTATGAAAAAAGCTTTACAGGAAGCCGAAATTGCCTTTGACAGAGGCGAAATTCCTGTGGGCGCAATAATTGTTATAGACAACAGAGTCATTGCAAGAAGCCACAATCTAACCGAAATGCTTAACGATGTAACTGCACATGCTGAGATGCAAGCCATTACGGCTTCAGCTAATTTTTTAGGAGGCAAATACTTAAAAGGTTGCACACTTTATGTAACACTTGAGCCTTGCCAAATGTGCGCTGGAGCATTATACTGGAGCCAAATTTCAAAAATTGTATACGGTGCTTCTGATGAGCATAGAGGTTACCGTATTATGGGTGGAAAACTTCATCCTAAAACAGAAGTTATATCAGGAGTTATGAAAAACGAATGCTCCTCTCTTATGAAAGAGTTTTTTAAACAAAGAAGATAG